A region of Cellulophaga sp. RHA19 DNA encodes the following proteins:
- a CDS encoding RNA polymerase sigma factor, with amino-acid sequence MKQSEFLNVVLPFKDKLFRLAKRLLVSTEEAEDATQEILLKLWSKNDRMKEYSNVEAFAMTMTKNFCLDRLKSKQASNLKLVHSNYTDSNSSLQRQVEAQDSVNWVEKIMESLPEQQKMALQLRDVEQYSFDEIGKLLEMTPAAVRVALSRARKTVRQKLMEKHNYGIA; translated from the coding sequence ATGAAACAATCAGAATTTCTAAATGTAGTATTACCTTTTAAAGATAAGCTCTTTAGGTTAGCTAAGAGATTGCTTGTTTCTACAGAGGAAGCAGAAGATGCCACCCAAGAAATACTATTAAAATTATGGTCTAAAAACGACCGAATGAAAGAGTATTCTAATGTAGAGGCCTTTGCTATGACAATGACAAAAAACTTTTGTCTAGACCGTTTAAAGTCTAAACAAGCAAGTAATTTAAAGTTGGTACATAGTAATTATACAGATAGTAATTCTTCTTTACAACGCCAAGTAGAAGCGCAAGATAGTGTTAATTGGGTAGAGAAAATAATGGAGAGTTTGCCAGAGCAGCAAAAAATGGCACTGCAGTTAAGAGATGTAGAGCAGTACAGTTTTGACGAAATTGGAAAATTACTAGAAATGACACCAGCAGCAGTTAGAGTTGCATTGTCAAGAGCAAGAAAAACAGTGAGACAAAAATTAATGGAAAAACATAATTATGGAATTGCATAA
- a CDS encoding ABC transporter substrate-binding protein, translated as MKILKIALFSCFLILASCKEKTQQPLPTTTAKPTKANLSYAKGFSIEKQANGITILKITSPWPKAESAFTYALIPKDKAATITLNKDDYDAIVTVPVQKLVVTSTTHIPALESLGVLDKLVGFPNTDYISSTAARTLIKEGEIEELGVNQSLNTEMVIALNPDVVVGFGIDNNNKTYSTLQRSNIPVVFNGDWTEETPLGKAEWIKFFAPFFNAEAKADSIFKTIETNYNDAKALAKKATNRPSVLTGGLYKDLWHVAGGKSWMAQFLKDANANYLWSDLQETGGVGLSIESVFDKAGKADFWISPSSNSSYKQVAESSAHYTQFDAYKNKKIYTITLVKGETGGVLFFELAPNRPDLVLKDLISIFHPDVLPEYKTTFFKPLQ; from the coding sequence ATGAAAATTTTAAAAATTGCCCTTTTTAGTTGTTTTTTAATACTTGCTTCTTGCAAAGAAAAAACACAACAACCATTGCCTACAACTACAGCAAAACCAACTAAAGCAAACCTTAGTTACGCAAAAGGTTTTAGCATAGAAAAGCAGGCAAATGGTATTACTATTTTAAAAATTACCTCTCCTTGGCCAAAAGCAGAATCTGCTTTTACATACGCCTTAATTCCTAAAGATAAAGCAGCCACAATTACCTTGAATAAAGATGATTATGACGCTATTGTAACTGTTCCTGTACAGAAGCTAGTTGTAACATCTACAACACACATACCGGCATTAGAGTCTCTTGGTGTTTTAGATAAATTAGTTGGTTTTCCTAACACAGATTATATCTCTTCTACTGCTGCCAGAACATTAATTAAAGAGGGAGAAATTGAAGAATTAGGCGTTAATCAATCTTTAAACACAGAAATGGTTATTGCATTAAATCCAGATGTTGTTGTTGGTTTTGGCATAGATAACAACAATAAAACATACAGTACTTTGCAACGCTCTAATATTCCTGTTGTTTTTAATGGCGATTGGACAGAGGAAACTCCGCTTGGTAAAGCAGAATGGATTAAGTTTTTTGCTCCGTTTTTTAATGCAGAGGCTAAAGCCGATTCAATTTTTAAAACTATTGAAACCAACTATAATGATGCCAAAGCATTAGCAAAAAAGGCAACTAACAGGCCAAGTGTTTTAACTGGTGGCTTGTATAAAGATTTATGGCACGTGGCTGGTGGAAAAAGCTGGATGGCTCAGTTTTTAAAAGATGCAAACGCTAATTATTTGTGGAGTGATTTGCAAGAAACTGGCGGTGTTGGTTTAAGTATAGAAAGTGTTTTTGACAAAGCTGGCAAAGCCGATTTTTGGATATCACCATCTAGCAACTCTAGTTACAAACAAGTAGCAGAATCTAGTGCGCATTATACTCAGTTTGATGCATATAAAAATAAAAAAATATATACTATTACTTTAGTTAAAGGAGAAACTGGCGGTGTCTTGTTTTTTGAGCTTGCTCCTAACAGGCCAGACTTGGTTTTAAAAGACCTAATTTCTATTTTTCATCCAGACGTTTTACCAGAATATAAGACTACATTTTTTAAACCTCTACAATAG
- a CDS encoding ABC transporter ATP-binding protein, translating into MFKIKDIKKEQQHIALKVTSLSIGYSSKKQQNVISKYINFALKKGELTAIVGVNGIGKSTLLRTLGNVQPKLGGSISVDTIEINDYKPGQLAAKISVVLTEKIASKNLTVLEVIALGRQPYTNWIGTLTNTDKDKITEAISLVQIEELQHKKCYELSDGQLQKVMIARALAQDTSIILLDEPTSHLDLYHKATILKLLKNIAHKTKKTILFTTHEIEVALQLCDKILILDKNTSHFGTPTDLIATKKFNALFPEDTIVFDENTASFKVV; encoded by the coding sequence ATATTTAAAATAAAAGACATCAAAAAAGAACAACAACATATAGCCCTAAAAGTAACAAGCCTAAGCATAGGTTACAGCTCTAAGAAACAACAAAATGTTATTTCTAAGTATATTAATTTTGCTTTAAAAAAAGGAGAGTTAACGGCTATTGTTGGGGTAAACGGCATAGGAAAGTCTACTTTGCTACGTACTTTGGGTAATGTACAACCTAAACTTGGTGGTAGTATTAGTGTTGATACTATTGAAATTAACGACTACAAACCAGGACAATTAGCTGCCAAAATAAGTGTTGTGTTAACAGAGAAAATAGCCTCTAAAAACTTAACTGTTTTAGAAGTTATTGCTTTAGGAAGACAACCATACACCAATTGGATTGGTACGCTTACGAATACTGACAAAGATAAAATTACAGAGGCCATTTCTTTAGTACAAATTGAAGAATTGCAGCATAAAAAATGTTACGAACTTAGTGACGGACAATTACAAAAAGTAATGATTGCAAGGGCGTTGGCACAAGACACCTCTATTATTTTATTAGACGAACCAACATCTCACCTAGATTTGTACCACAAGGCAACTATTTTAAAACTATTAAAAAATATAGCCCACAAAACCAAAAAAACAATATTATTTACAACCCACGAAATTGAAGTTGCTTTGCAATTGTGCGATAAAATTTTAATTCTAGATAAAAACACTAGTCATTTTGGTACACCAACAGATTTAATAGCGACTAAAAAATTTAATGCATTGTTTCCTGAAGACACTATAGTTTTTGATGAAAATACCGCTAGTTTTAAGGTTGTTTAG
- a CDS encoding DUF4252 domain-containing protein produces the protein MKKLLIIAVLTALPFTGFSQSIFDKFEDLDNVSSVIVNKSMFNLLTKIDVDVDDKDTQDFIDIGKSISSLKVFITEDKAIGADMLTTMKSYLKTASLEELMRVKDKDANIKFYIKSGKDEDHVSELLMFVSDVKGAKIDNRKIETVLVSITGDIDLNKIGSLTSKMGLPEQLNEVKK, from the coding sequence ATGAAAAAATTATTAATTATAGCAGTACTAACTGCACTACCATTTACAGGGTTTTCACAGTCAATTTTTGACAAGTTCGAAGATTTAGATAACGTATCATCTGTTATTGTAAATAAAAGTATGTTTAATCTATTAACAAAGATAGATGTAGACGTAGATGATAAAGATACCCAAGACTTTATTGACATAGGAAAAAGTATAAGTAGCTTAAAAGTTTTTATTACAGAAGATAAAGCTATTGGAGCAGATATGCTTACCACAATGAAATCTTACTTAAAAACAGCATCTTTAGAGGAGCTAATGCGTGTAAAAGATAAAGACGCTAATATTAAGTTTTATATTAAAAGTGGTAAAGATGAAGATCATGTAAGCGAACTTTTAATGTTTGTAAGTGATGTAAAAGGTGCTAAAATAGATAATCGTAAAATAGAAACCGTTCTAGTATCTATTACAGGAGATATAGATTTAAACAAAATAGGTTCATTAACAAGTAAAATGGGCTTACCAGAACAATTAAACGAAGTTAAAAAGTAA
- a CDS encoding TonB-dependent receptor plug domain-containing protein, translating into MNKKIIGLCAAVLASATVVAQQEQEEQKVQKLDEVVVSDSRFELKRENSGKTVIKITAEELKRNQGKTVAEIINAKSGFSIAGSTSRQGTVLGVFARGGRGRQVLVIVDGVRVSDPSSVGQEYDLRLLTAANIESIEIIKGAASTLYGTNAATAVINITTKKAAKDAISGNFQASVGTNQTAVDQNFDVNDFANSARISGTLDKFTYKVGFSNRYSDGLSAIVTPENEKDDFSNYSTDVNLGYAFSDKFSVNVYGNQTKNSGEYDESFGMLDAPYSFVSDQKRAGLSSTYKYNKGSVVVNGAYSEYSSENKSAFPSAYEGKNIVVDVYNKYNFNDAFYTVLGLNYINDETEYAEVQDFSIVDPYANVVYVSDFGLNLNVGARLNNHSEYGSNFVYNVNPSYVIKNTNGYVKLMGSYATSYITPSLNQLFGNFGANPDLDPEEDRTIEGGLEYAVNDKLRVSALYFNRKEENFVFYGATGYDNAENTIEAKGVEVELDYTPVNALNIGANYTFTEREGDAGIRLPKHKVNAFANYNFSDRTNASLNYTMVGNRSDSDFATFPATNVNLHAYTLLDLYISHTLINNKLTVFANASNLLNEEYTEILGFTTKGANVRLGLNLTL; encoded by the coding sequence ATGAACAAAAAAATTATTGGTTTATGTGCGGCTGTATTGGCTAGTGCAACTGTTGTGGCACAACAGGAACAAGAAGAACAAAAGGTTCAAAAATTAGATGAAGTTGTAGTAAGTGATTCTCGTTTTGAATTGAAAAGAGAAAACTCTGGTAAAACAGTGATTAAAATTACAGCGGAAGAGCTAAAAAGAAATCAAGGTAAAACGGTAGCAGAAATTATAAACGCAAAAAGTGGATTTTCTATTGCAGGTAGTACAAGTAGGCAAGGTACTGTTTTAGGTGTATTTGCGCGTGGTGGTAGAGGAAGACAAGTATTGGTTATTGTAGATGGTGTTAGGGTGTCAGACCCATCTTCAGTAGGGCAAGAGTACGATTTAAGATTACTTACCGCAGCAAATATAGAGTCTATAGAAATTATTAAAGGAGCGGCAAGTACACTTTACGGAACAAATGCAGCAACCGCAGTAATTAATATTACTACTAAAAAAGCAGCTAAAGATGCTATTTCGGGTAATTTTCAGGCAAGTGTTGGTACAAACCAAACAGCAGTAGATCAAAATTTTGATGTTAATGATTTTGCCAATAGTGCGCGTATAAGTGGTACTTTAGATAAGTTTACATATAAAGTTGGTTTTTCTAACAGATATTCTGATGGGTTATCTGCTATAGTTACTCCAGAGAATGAAAAAGATGATTTCTCTAACTACAGCACAGATGTAAATTTAGGATATGCTTTTTCTGATAAATTTTCTGTGAATGTTTATGGTAACCAAACAAAAAATAGTGGTGAGTATGATGAGTCTTTTGGAATGTTAGATGCTCCTTATTCTTTTGTTAGTGATCAAAAAAGAGCAGGCTTATCATCAACTTATAAATATAATAAAGGTTCTGTTGTTGTTAATGGTGCTTACAGTGAGTACAGCTCAGAAAACAAATCTGCTTTTCCTAGTGCTTATGAAGGCAAAAACATAGTAGTAGACGTATACAACAAGTACAATTTTAATGATGCTTTTTATACTGTTTTAGGATTAAATTATATTAATGATGAAACTGAATATGCAGAAGTACAAGATTTTTCTATTGTAGATCCATACGCTAATGTTGTATATGTATCAGATTTTGGATTAAACTTAAATGTTGGTGCTCGTTTAAATAACCATTCTGAGTATGGTTCTAATTTTGTTTACAACGTTAACCCATCTTATGTTATTAAAAACACAAATGGTTATGTTAAACTGATGGGTTCTTATGCAACATCTTACATTACACCAAGCTTAAACCAGTTATTTGGTAACTTTGGAGCTAATCCAGATTTAGATCCAGAAGAAGACCGTACAATTGAGGGTGGTTTAGAATATGCAGTAAATGACAAATTAAGAGTTAGTGCTTTATATTTTAATAGAAAAGAAGAAAATTTTGTTTTTTACGGAGCAACAGGTTATGACAATGCAGAAAATACAATTGAAGCAAAAGGGGTAGAAGTAGAGTTAGATTATACACCAGTTAACGCTTTAAATATTGGAGCAAATTATACATTTACAGAAAGAGAAGGTGATGCAGGTATACGTTTACCAAAACATAAAGTAAATGCTTTTGCAAACTACAATTTTTCAGACCGTACAAACGCATCTTTAAATTACACAATGGTAGGTAATAGATCAGATTCTGATTTTGCAACTTTCCCAGCTACAAATGTAAACCTACACGCTTACACGCTTTTAGATTTATACATCTCGCATACACTTATAAATAACAAATTAACTGTATTTGCTAATGCAAGTAACTTGTTAAATGAAGAGTATACAGAAATATTAGGTTTTACAACAAAAGGAGCTAACGTAAGGTTAGGGTTAAACCTTACTTTATAA
- a CDS encoding mechanosensitive ion channel family protein, which produces MENPEKWMNLAIEKVMDYGPKIIMAIIIYLVGSWLIKKLVGVVRKVMSKGNYDESLQKFLLNLVSWGLKIFLIITVISTLGVETTSLAAVIAAAGLAIGLALQGSLGNFAGGVLIMIFKPYKIGDLVEAQGVLGSVKEIEIFTTKLITPQNKLAIVPNGAMANGNIINYTAEGKMRVDTTVGIGYGEDMKKAKQVLLEMLQANPKVLKDPAPSVNVEELADSSVNLAVRPFCKPEDYWDVYFATIEGSKIALDNAKIEIPYPHEVQINK; this is translated from the coding sequence ATGGAGAATCCAGAAAAATGGATGAATTTAGCAATCGAGAAAGTAATGGATTATGGCCCAAAAATTATAATGGCTATAATTATTTATCTTGTTGGTTCGTGGCTTATTAAGAAGCTAGTAGGTGTAGTTAGAAAAGTAATGTCTAAAGGCAATTACGATGAATCTTTGCAAAAGTTTTTACTAAACCTAGTAAGCTGGGGATTAAAAATCTTTTTAATCATTACAGTTATTTCTACACTAGGAGTAGAGACTACAAGTTTAGCAGCCGTTATTGCAGCAGCAGGTTTAGCTATTGGTTTAGCATTACAAGGCTCTTTAGGTAATTTTGCAGGAGGCGTTTTAATAATGATTTTTAAGCCTTACAAAATTGGAGACTTAGTAGAGGCGCAAGGCGTATTAGGTTCTGTAAAAGAGATTGAAATTTTTACAACTAAATTAATTACACCACAAAACAAATTAGCAATAGTACCAAATGGTGCAATGGCTAACGGTAACATTATTAATTATACTGCAGAAGGTAAAATGAGAGTAGATACTACTGTTGGTATTGGTTACGGTGAAGATATGAAAAAAGCAAAACAAGTGCTTTTAGAAATGTTACAAGCTAACCCTAAAGTATTAAAAGACCCAGCACCATCTGTAAATGTAGAGGAATTAGCAGATAGCTCTGTAAACCTAGCAGTGCGTCCTTTTTGTAAGCCAGAGGATTACTGGGATGTATATTTTGCAACTATTGAAGGCTCTAAAATAGCGTTAGATAATGCTAAAATTGAAATTCCTTACCCACACGAAGTACAAATTAACAAATAA
- a CDS encoding DUF4252 domain-containing protein has product MKNSIKYIAAALTLLVTLGSCSSSQSLQEYYVDSNENENFISFDIPTSILNIASADLSPEEKKAVESIKKVNVLAFNKTTDNVASYKVEKTKVNSILSNKKYTQLMKINSKMAKGVVKFTGEEDAIDEVIVYGYKDDKGFALIRVVGDNMNPAYLGKFISAMEKSNVDEGAFKDLGKLLKS; this is encoded by the coding sequence ATGAAAAATAGTATAAAATATATAGCAGCAGCATTAACCTTGTTGGTTACATTAGGCTCTTGTTCTTCTAGTCAAAGCTTACAAGAATATTATGTAGATAGTAATGAAAACGAAAACTTTATTTCTTTTGATATTCCTACAAGTATATTAAATATCGCATCGGCAGATTTATCTCCAGAAGAGAAAAAAGCAGTAGAGTCTATTAAAAAAGTAAATGTTTTAGCTTTTAATAAAACTACAGATAATGTAGCGTCATATAAAGTAGAGAAAACAAAAGTAAACTCAATTTTATCTAATAAAAAATACACTCAGTTAATGAAAATTAACTCTAAAATGGCAAAAGGTGTAGTTAAGTTTACAGGAGAAGAAGATGCTATAGACGAGGTAATTGTTTATGGGTATAAAGACGATAAAGGTTTTGCCTTAATACGTGTAGTAGGAGATAATATGAATCCTGCTTATTTAGGTAAATTTATTAGTGCTATGGAAAAGTCTAATGTAGATGAAGGAGCATTTAAAGACCTAGGTAAGTTGCTTAAAAGTTAA
- a CDS encoding S41 family peptidase, which yields MKKTVILLSGLFLFLTSCDKNDDDGGETPKAITLNNEINEFIWKGLNHWYYWQPDVTALADTKDDDQDAFYTYLNNYSTPEDLFKALKYDEKDDFSWFIEDVDTQLASFNGISTTYGITRGPLVRVGTTNKVVQVIGSVAAGSPAEAAGLKRGDIISTFDGGDLTINEEGKLTSQSITNVNKLYTQESVTLGLATVSETDVITPTEEKSITSATLSINPVHHTSVIEEGGRKIGYIVYEGFKGSYNGELNDAFGELKAAGVNELILDFRYNGGGSVLTSALLASMIYGEATAETNTVNGEIFAELKYNAKRDAANSSTYPFFEDVFLYDKTTGAYTGATDMNRLTGISKLYVIATGRTASASEMIINGLRPYVDVKVIGEKTTGKNEGSITVVDAPGNSNTEPYTDTNNRSSKHTIGMQPIVFQIFNKEGYNDYGDGFVPDVEIKEYQYYKNIKPFGDTTEALLRAALDDMLGTAGKFDLQKDTNAAKVTKGVTYPKFSSEMYIMPNDIKPTSK from the coding sequence ATGAAAAAAACAGTAATTCTATTATCTGGGTTGTTTTTATTTTTAACATCTTGTGATAAAAATGATGATGACGGAGGAGAAACACCAAAAGCAATAACTTTAAATAATGAAATAAACGAGTTTATCTGGAAAGGATTAAACCACTGGTACTATTGGCAACCAGATGTTACCGCTTTAGCAGACACTAAAGATGACGACCAAGATGCTTTTTACACATATTTAAATAACTACAGCACTCCTGAAGATTTATTTAAGGCTTTAAAATACGATGAAAAAGATGATTTCTCTTGGTTTATAGAGGATGTAGATACTCAATTAGCTAGTTTTAATGGTATTAGTACTACTTACGGTATTACTAGGGGGCCTTTAGTAAGAGTTGGTACAACTAATAAAGTAGTACAAGTTATTGGATCTGTTGCGGCTGGTTCACCTGCTGAGGCTGCAGGATTAAAGAGAGGAGATATCATTTCTACATTTGATGGTGGAGATTTAACTATTAATGAAGAAGGCAAATTAACAAGTCAATCTATTACTAATGTAAATAAACTGTACACTCAAGAAAGTGTAACTTTAGGTTTAGCTACTGTTTCTGAGACTGACGTAATAACACCAACTGAAGAAAAATCAATTACATCTGCAACCTTATCTATAAACCCTGTACACCATACTAGTGTTATAGAAGAGGGCGGACGTAAAATTGGATATATTGTTTATGAAGGATTTAAAGGATCTTACAACGGAGAATTAAACGATGCTTTTGGAGAATTAAAAGCTGCTGGCGTTAATGAACTTATTTTAGATTTTAGATACAATGGTGGTGGTTCTGTATTGACATCTGCACTATTAGCTAGTATGATTTACGGTGAGGCTACTGCGGAAACAAATACTGTTAATGGTGAAATTTTTGCAGAGTTAAAGTACAATGCAAAAAGAGACGCAGCCAATAGTAGCACGTATCCATTTTTTGAAGATGTTTTTTTATATGATAAAACTACTGGCGCATACACAGGGGCAACAGATATGAATAGGTTAACTGGTATTAGCAAACTTTATGTAATTGCTACAGGAAGAACAGCATCTGCCAGTGAAATGATTATAAACGGGTTAAGACCGTACGTAGATGTGAAAGTTATTGGTGAAAAAACCACTGGTAAAAATGAAGGCTCTATTACAGTTGTAGATGCTCCTGGTAACTCTAACACAGAACCGTACACAGATACAAACAACAGAAGTAGTAAGCATACTATTGGAATGCAGCCAATTGTTTTTCAAATTTTTAATAAAGAAGGATATAACGATTATGGAGATGGTTTTGTACCTGATGTAGAAATTAAAGAATACCAATATTACAAAAACATAAAACCTTTTGGTGATACCACAGAAGCTTTACTACGTGCTGCTTTAGATGATATGCTTGGTACAGCTGGTAAATTTGATTTACAAAAAGATACAAACGCAGCTAAAGTTACAAAAGGTGTTACATACCCTAAGTTTAGTTCAGAAATGTATATAATGCCAAATGATATTAAGCCTACTAGTAAATAG
- the rmuC gene encoding DNA recombination protein RmuC: MTDFLIYFLVAVICLVAGYFLGNYIQNLKTKSSQSAILERESILNQNLTTLENKVVSLEDEKNTLREEKEQLSNQITRYQADLENLQLKNTEQKQEVEQLQEKFTKEFENLANKILDEKSTKFTEQNQVNIKNILHPLQEKILLFEKKVDESQKENISIHSALKEQLLNLQSQNLKITQEAENLTKALKGDSKMQGNWGELVLERVLEKSGLEKDREYSVQQSFTREDGSRVLPDVIINLPDNKKMVVDSKVSLTAYERFVNADDETEKEKFLKEHIISLRKHVDQLSAKKYEDLYEMESPDFVLLFVPIEPAFAVAINNDNNLYNKAFEQNIVIVTPATLLATLRTIDTMWNNEKQQRNAIEIARQAGALYDKFEGFVGDLTKVGKKMDEAKNEYKGAMNKLVEGRGNIITSIEKLKKMGAKAKKSIPEPILKRALDNHEDLK; this comes from the coding sequence ATGACCGATTTTTTGATATACTTTTTAGTTGCAGTTATATGCCTTGTTGCTGGTTACTTTTTAGGAAACTACATTCAGAACCTAAAAACAAAATCTAGCCAAAGTGCCATATTAGAAAGAGAATCTATTCTAAATCAGAATTTAACAACTTTAGAAAATAAAGTTGTCTCTTTAGAGGACGAAAAAAATACGTTACGCGAAGAAAAAGAACAACTTAGTAACCAAATTACTAGGTACCAAGCAGATTTAGAAAATCTTCAGCTTAAAAATACAGAGCAAAAACAAGAAGTAGAACAGCTTCAAGAAAAATTTACTAAGGAATTTGAAAACTTAGCAAATAAAATTTTAGATGAAAAAAGCACAAAGTTCACAGAGCAGAATCAGGTAAACATCAAAAATATTTTACATCCACTACAGGAAAAAATTCTATTGTTTGAGAAAAAAGTGGATGAAAGTCAAAAAGAAAATATTAGTATACATTCTGCCTTAAAAGAACAGCTATTAAACTTACAAAGTCAGAACCTTAAAATTACCCAAGAAGCAGAAAACTTAACTAAAGCCTTAAAGGGTGATAGTAAAATGCAAGGTAATTGGGGAGAATTGGTGTTAGAACGTGTATTAGAAAAATCTGGATTAGAAAAAGACAGAGAATACAGCGTACAACAGAGTTTCACCAGAGAAGATGGCTCTAGAGTACTACCAGATGTTATTATTAATTTACCTGATAACAAAAAAATGGTGGTAGATTCTAAAGTATCATTAACTGCCTATGAGCGTTTTGTAAATGCCGATGATGAAACCGAAAAAGAGAAGTTTTTAAAAGAACACATTATTTCTTTGCGCAAGCACGTAGACCAATTATCTGCCAAAAAGTATGAAGATTTATACGAAATGGAGAGTCCAGATTTTGTATTACTTTTTGTACCAATAGAACCTGCTTTTGCTGTTGCTATTAATAACGATAACAACCTTTACAACAAAGCTTTTGAGCAGAATATAGTAATTGTTACACCTGCTACCTTATTAGCTACACTGCGTACTATAGATACTATGTGGAATAATGAAAAGCAACAGCGTAATGCCATAGAAATAGCCAGACAAGCTGGTGCTTTATATGATAAGTTTGAAGGTTTTGTTGGTGACTTAACCAAAGTTGGTAAAAAAATGGATGAGGCTAAAAATGAATACAAAGGGGCTATGAACAAATTGGTAGAAGGCCGTGGAAACATTATTACATCTATAGAAAAGCTTAAAAAAATGGGCGCAAAAGCAAAAAAATCTATTCCAGAGCCTATATTAAAACGTGCTCTTGATAATCACGAAGATCTTAAATAA
- a CDS encoding FecCD family ABC transporter permease: MLHQKKYTLAFILLLVLLVICFCISISFGSVTIPFTDTISAIFGGDLQKESWGYIIRNYRIPKAITAILTGSGLALSGLLMQTLFRNPLAGPFVLGISSGASLGAAILIMGASLFSGVFTFGVVNNVTLAIASSTGSFLVLLAVMIVAAKVKDTMALLIIGLMFGSITAAIVSVLSYFTDAEQLQQYIYWSFGSLGNLSWSQLGLLGAIVGTGIIISIFTIKSLNAFLLGENYARSLGVHIKKQRFLIIVATGLLAGGITAFAGPIAFIGLAVPHLTRQVFNTTNHKTLIPAVLLYGAILMLLCDTIAQLPSSAYVLPINAITSIVGAPVVIWLLIRKKKMVF; encoded by the coding sequence GTGTTGCATCAAAAAAAATACACATTAGCATTTATATTATTACTTGTTTTACTTGTAATATGTTTTTGCATTAGCATAAGTTTTGGGTCTGTTACTATACCTTTTACAGATACTATAAGTGCTATTTTTGGAGGCGACTTGCAAAAAGAATCTTGGGGCTATATTATTAGAAATTACAGAATACCAAAAGCAATAACCGCCATATTAACTGGTAGTGGCTTGGCTTTAAGTGGTTTGTTAATGCAAACATTGTTTAGAAATCCGCTTGCAGGACCTTTTGTTTTGGGTATTAGTTCTGGTGCTAGTTTAGGTGCTGCTATTTTAATTATGGGAGCTTCCCTCTTTTCTGGTGTTTTTACATTTGGCGTTGTAAATAATGTAACTTTAGCCATAGCATCTAGCACAGGTAGTTTTCTTGTTTTATTAGCGGTAATGATTGTTGCCGCTAAGGTAAAAGACACTATGGCACTTTTAATTATTGGTTTAATGTTTGGTAGCATTACCGCTGCAATTGTTAGTGTGTTATCATATTTTACAGATGCAGAGCAATTACAACAGTATATTTATTGGTCTTTTGGTAGCCTTGGTAATTTATCTTGGTCACAATTAGGTTTGCTAGGAGCTATAGTTGGTACAGGAATCATTATAAGTATTTTTACCATAAAATCTTTAAATGCTTTTTTATTGGGCGAAAACTATGCGCGTAGTCTAGGAGTACATATTAAAAAACAACGTTTTTTAATTATTGTAGCAACAGGTTTGTTAGCTGGTGGTATTACTGCTTTTGCGGGTCCTATTGCTTTTATAGGTTTGGCTGTACCACATTTAACCAGACAAGTATTTAATACTACAAATCATAAAACACTAATACCAGCAGTACTACTTTACGGAGCCATTTTAATGCTCCTGTGCGATACTATTGCGCAATTACCATCTAGCGCTTATGTATTACCTATAAACGCTATAACCTCTATTGTTGGTGCGCCTGTAGTAATTTGGTTGTTAATACGTAAAAAGAAAATGGTATTTTAG